A genomic window from Microscilla marina ATCC 23134 includes:
- a CDS encoding isopenicillin N synthase family dioxygenase, with protein MSEKLYDEIPSLDLADFTSGDASKKAQFVKDLGEAYNNIGFVAIKNHGLTDELTEQLYASVKEFFAQPQEVKQQYEIEGLSGQRGYVGKGKEHAKGRSTGDLKEFYHVGQEVTDGDPIKSEYPDNVFPKEIPIFKENTLTAYQTLEAAGRQMLRALAIYLDLKEDYFESRVHNGNSILRAIHYYPITNTDEVPDDAVRAAAHGDINLITLLMGASADGLQILRKDNQWISVTALPDQIVVNVGDMLERLTNNRLKSTVHRVVNPPKELLHTSRYSIPFFMHPRSDMDLTCLESCINENNPKQYEDMTAGQFLEERLREIGLKK; from the coding sequence ATGAGCGAAAAGCTTTATGACGAAATCCCTTCTTTAGATTTAGCCGATTTTACATCAGGCGATGCATCTAAAAAGGCTCAGTTTGTAAAAGATTTGGGGGAAGCTTATAACAATATAGGCTTTGTAGCTATAAAAAACCATGGGCTTACAGATGAACTCACTGAACAGCTTTATGCCAGTGTGAAGGAGTTTTTTGCTCAACCACAAGAGGTAAAGCAACAGTATGAAATTGAAGGTTTGTCAGGGCAGCGCGGTTATGTAGGCAAAGGCAAAGAGCATGCTAAAGGGCGAAGTACAGGTGACCTGAAGGAGTTTTATCATGTAGGTCAGGAGGTAACCGATGGAGACCCTATCAAAAGCGAGTACCCTGACAACGTTTTTCCTAAGGAGATTCCTATTTTTAAAGAGAACACTCTTACTGCCTACCAAACACTGGAAGCAGCAGGAAGACAAATGTTGAGAGCATTGGCGATTTACCTTGATTTAAAGGAAGATTACTTTGAGAGTAGAGTACATAACGGCAATAGTATTTTACGTGCTATTCACTATTATCCTATTACCAATACCGACGAAGTGCCTGATGATGCAGTAAGAGCAGCTGCACACGGCGATATTAACCTCATTACTTTATTGATGGGAGCAAGCGCTGATGGTCTTCAGATTTTGCGAAAAGATAATCAATGGATTTCGGTAACTGCATTGCCCGATCAGATTGTGGTAAATGTAGGGGATATGCTTGAGCGCTTGACAAACAATAGGCTTAAGTCAACTGTTCACCGGGTAGTAAATCCACCCAAAGAACTATTGCATACATCACGTTATTCTATTCCGTTTTTTATGCATCCTCGTTCCGATATGGATTTAACTTGTCTGGAAAGTTGTATAAACGAGAACAACCCCAAACAGTATGAAGACATGACTGCGGGGCAGTTCTTAGAAGAACGTTTACGAGAAATAGGTTTGAAAAAATAA